A stretch of Tenrec ecaudatus isolate mTenEca1 chromosome 2, mTenEca1.hap1, whole genome shotgun sequence DNA encodes these proteins:
- the LOC142439594 gene encoding uncharacterized protein LOC142439594 isoform X1 has product MSHLKASTEEDGSTENFGNAESKWQKMEGLHKDYMREACDSDSMVENHLEKYEGKRVKEEKSDIEEKIDKANNTANIIIKQENEAFENTLYLSSKHVTHKTIYIEQKNIEQSKCMDINGHFHPSLQQKTSAVQKSHKCDECGKSFKYNSRLVQHKIMHTGEKRYECDDCGGTFRSSSSLRVHKRIHTGEKPYKCEECGKAYMSYSSLINHKSTHSGEKNCKCDECGKSFNYSSVLDQHKRIHTGEKPYECGECGKAFRNSSGLRVHKRIHTGEKPYECDICGKTFSNSSGLRVHKRIHTGEKPYECDQCGKAFITCRTLLNHKSIHFGDKPYKCDECEKSFNYSSLLIQHKVIHTGEKPYECDECGKAFRNSSGLIVHKRIHTGEKPYKCDVCGKAFSYSSGLAVHKSIHPGKKAHECKECGKSFSYNSLLLQHRTIHTGERPFVCDVCGKTFRNNSGLKVHRRIHTGEKPYKCDVCGKAYISRSSLKNHKGIHLGEKPYKCSYCEKSFNYSSALEQHKRIHTREKPFGCNECGKAFRNNSGLKVHKRIHTGERPYKCEECGKAYISLSSLINHKSVHPGEKPYKCDECEKAFITYRTLVNHKKIHLGEKPFKCDVCEKSFNYTSLLSQHKRVHTREKPFECDRCEKVFRNNSSLKVHKRIHTGEKPYKCDVCGKAYISHSSLINHKSTHPGKTPFTCDECGKAFFSSRTLLSHKRVHLGEKPFKCVECGKSFSYSSLLSQHKRIHTGEKPYICDWCGKAFRNSSGLTVHKRIHTGEKPYECDECGKAYISHSSLINHKGVHRGKQPYNCECGKSFNYRSVLDQHKRIHTGKKPYRCNECGKAFNIRSNLTKHKRTHSGVESLNVIYVGSHYNTSQMGALGGNFWMGPV; this is encoded by the exons A TGTCACATTTGAAGGCGAGCACTGAAGAGGATGGATCAACTGAAAATTTTGGAAATGCAGAATCCAAGTGGCAAAAAATGGAAGGTCTTCACAAGGATTATATGCGGGAAGCTTGTGATTCGGACAGCATGGTAGAGAATCATTTGGAGAAGTATGAAGGAAAACGAGTGAAGGAAGAGAAGAGTGACATTGAAGAAAAGATTGACAAAGCCAATAACACAGCAAATATAATTATAAAACAGGAAAATGAGGCATTTGAAAACACCTTATATTTGAGCTCAAAACATGTTACACATAAAACTATCTATATAGAACAGAAGAACATTGAGCAAAGCAAATGTATGGACATTAATGGACACTTTCACCCTAGTCTACAACAGAAAACCAGTGCTGTTCAGAAATCACACAAATGTGATGAATGTGGGAAATCCTTCAAATATAATTCCCGCCTTGTTCAACATAAAATTATGCACACTGGGGAAAAACGCTATGAGTGTGATGACTGTGGAGGGACTTTTCGGAGCAGCTCGAGCCTTCGAGTCCACAAACGGATCCATACTGGGGAGAAACCATACAAGTGTGAAGAATGTGGGAAAGCTTATATGTCTTACTCCAGCCTTATAAACCACAAAAGTACCCATTCTGGAGAGAAGAACTGTAAATGTGATGAGTGTGGAAAATCCTTCAATTATAGCTCTGTGTTGGACCAACATAAAAGAATTCACACTGGGGAGAAGCCCTATGAATGTGGTGAGTGTGGGAAGGCCTTTAGGAacagttctggtctcagagtccACAAAAGGATCCACACAGGGGAGAAGCCCTATGAATgcgacatctgtgggaagaccttCAGTAATAGCTCTGGCCTTAGGGTCCACAAAAGGATCCATACAGGGGAGAAGCCCTATGAATGTGATCAATGTGGGAAGGCCTTCATTACTTGCAGAACACTTCTAAACCACAAGAGCATCCACTTTGGAGATAAACCCTATAAATGTGATGAGTGTGAGAAATCTTTTAATTACAGTTCTCTCCTTATCCAACACAAAGTcatccacactggagagaaaccatatgaatgtgatgaatgtggaaaggcCTTCAGAAACAGCTCAGGCCTTATCGTGCATAAAAGGATCCACACGGGAGAGAAACCTTATAAGTGTGATGTCTGTGGCAAAGCATTCAGCTATAGCTCAGGCCTTGCAGTACATAAGAGCATTCACCCGGGGAAAAAAGCTCATGAATGTAAGGAGTGTGGTAAATCCTTCAGTTACAACTCACTTCTTCTTCAACATAGAACTATTCACACTGGAGAGAGACCTTTTGTATGTGATGTGTGTGGGAAAACCTTTAGAAACAATTCAGGCCTCAAAGTCCACAGAAGGATTCATACTGGTGAAAAACCTTATAAATGTGATGTCTGTGGGAAAGCCTATATCTCACGCTCTAGCCTTAAAAATCACAAAGGAATCCATCTTGGAGAGAAGCCCTATAAATGTAGCTATTGTGAGAAGTCCTTCAATTACAGCTCTGCCCTTGAACAACATAAAAGGATTCATACAAGGGAGAAACCCTTTGGATGTAATGAGTGTGGAAAAGCCTTCAGAAATAATTCGGGCCTTAAAGTACACAAACGAATCCACACGGGGGAGAGACCTTACAAATGTGAAGAGTGTGGGAAAGCTTACATCTCACTTTCAAGCCTTATAAATCATAAAAGTGTGCATCCTGGGGAGAAGCCCTACAAGTGTGATGAGTGTGAGAAGGCCTTCATCACATACCGAACCTTAGTGAACCACAAAAAAATTCATCTTGGGGAAAAACCCTTCAAATGTGACGTATGTGAGAAATCTTTTAATTACACCTCGCTCCTTTCTCAACATAAAAGGGTCCACACTAGAGAGAAACCATTTGAGTGTGACAGATGTGAGAAGGTCTTCAGAAACAACTCAAGCCTTAAAGTACACAAAAGAAtccatactggagagaagccctATAAATGTGATGTGTGTGGAAAAGCCTACATCTCACACTCAAGCCTTATTAACCACAAAAGTACCCACCCTGGCAAGACACCCTttacatgtgatgaatgtggaaaagcttttttcTCAAGTCGAACTCTTCTAAGCCATAAAAGAGTCCATCTTGGGGAGAAACCCTTTAAATGTGTAGAATGTGGAAAATCTTTCAGTTACAGCTCACTCCTTTCTCAGCACAAGAGGATCCACACAGGGGAGAAGCCCTATATCTGTGATTGGTGTGGGAAGGCCTTCAGGAACAGCTCAGGCCTGACAGTGCATAAAAGGATTCATACAGGCGAGAAACCCTATGAATGTGATGAGTGTGGTAAGGCTTACATCTCACACTCGAGTCTTATCAACCATAAAGGTGTCCACCGAGGGAAGCAACCATATAATTGTGAGTGTGGGAAATCCTTCAATTATAGGTCTGTCCTTGACCAACACAAAAGGATCCACACTGGAAAGAAGCCATACAGATGTAATGAGTGTGGGAAGGCTTTTAATATCAGATCAAATCTTACCAAACATAAAAGAACCCATAGTGGTGTGGAATCTTTAAATGTGATATATGTAGGAAGTCATTATAACACATCACAAATGGGAGCCCTCGGAGGGAATTTCTGGATGGGACCAGTATAA
- the LOC142439594 gene encoding uncharacterized protein LOC142439594 isoform X2, with the protein MEGLHKDYMREACDSDSMVENHLEKYEGKRVKEEKSDIEEKIDKANNTANIIIKQENEAFENTLYLSSKHVTHKTIYIEQKNIEQSKCMDINGHFHPSLQQKTSAVQKSHKCDECGKSFKYNSRLVQHKIMHTGEKRYECDDCGGTFRSSSSLRVHKRIHTGEKPYKCEECGKAYMSYSSLINHKSTHSGEKNCKCDECGKSFNYSSVLDQHKRIHTGEKPYECGECGKAFRNSSGLRVHKRIHTGEKPYECDICGKTFSNSSGLRVHKRIHTGEKPYECDQCGKAFITCRTLLNHKSIHFGDKPYKCDECEKSFNYSSLLIQHKVIHTGEKPYECDECGKAFRNSSGLIVHKRIHTGEKPYKCDVCGKAFSYSSGLAVHKSIHPGKKAHECKECGKSFSYNSLLLQHRTIHTGERPFVCDVCGKTFRNNSGLKVHRRIHTGEKPYKCDVCGKAYISRSSLKNHKGIHLGEKPYKCSYCEKSFNYSSALEQHKRIHTREKPFGCNECGKAFRNNSGLKVHKRIHTGERPYKCEECGKAYISLSSLINHKSVHPGEKPYKCDECEKAFITYRTLVNHKKIHLGEKPFKCDVCEKSFNYTSLLSQHKRVHTREKPFECDRCEKVFRNNSSLKVHKRIHTGEKPYKCDVCGKAYISHSSLINHKSTHPGKTPFTCDECGKAFFSSRTLLSHKRVHLGEKPFKCVECGKSFSYSSLLSQHKRIHTGEKPYICDWCGKAFRNSSGLTVHKRIHTGEKPYECDECGKAYISHSSLINHKGVHRGKQPYNCECGKSFNYRSVLDQHKRIHTGKKPYRCNECGKAFNIRSNLTKHKRTHSGVESLNVIYVGSHYNTSQMGALGGNFWMGPV; encoded by the coding sequence ATGGAAGGTCTTCACAAGGATTATATGCGGGAAGCTTGTGATTCGGACAGCATGGTAGAGAATCATTTGGAGAAGTATGAAGGAAAACGAGTGAAGGAAGAGAAGAGTGACATTGAAGAAAAGATTGACAAAGCCAATAACACAGCAAATATAATTATAAAACAGGAAAATGAGGCATTTGAAAACACCTTATATTTGAGCTCAAAACATGTTACACATAAAACTATCTATATAGAACAGAAGAACATTGAGCAAAGCAAATGTATGGACATTAATGGACACTTTCACCCTAGTCTACAACAGAAAACCAGTGCTGTTCAGAAATCACACAAATGTGATGAATGTGGGAAATCCTTCAAATATAATTCCCGCCTTGTTCAACATAAAATTATGCACACTGGGGAAAAACGCTATGAGTGTGATGACTGTGGAGGGACTTTTCGGAGCAGCTCGAGCCTTCGAGTCCACAAACGGATCCATACTGGGGAGAAACCATACAAGTGTGAAGAATGTGGGAAAGCTTATATGTCTTACTCCAGCCTTATAAACCACAAAAGTACCCATTCTGGAGAGAAGAACTGTAAATGTGATGAGTGTGGAAAATCCTTCAATTATAGCTCTGTGTTGGACCAACATAAAAGAATTCACACTGGGGAGAAGCCCTATGAATGTGGTGAGTGTGGGAAGGCCTTTAGGAacagttctggtctcagagtccACAAAAGGATCCACACAGGGGAGAAGCCCTATGAATgcgacatctgtgggaagaccttCAGTAATAGCTCTGGCCTTAGGGTCCACAAAAGGATCCATACAGGGGAGAAGCCCTATGAATGTGATCAATGTGGGAAGGCCTTCATTACTTGCAGAACACTTCTAAACCACAAGAGCATCCACTTTGGAGATAAACCCTATAAATGTGATGAGTGTGAGAAATCTTTTAATTACAGTTCTCTCCTTATCCAACACAAAGTcatccacactggagagaaaccatatgaatgtgatgaatgtggaaaggcCTTCAGAAACAGCTCAGGCCTTATCGTGCATAAAAGGATCCACACGGGAGAGAAACCTTATAAGTGTGATGTCTGTGGCAAAGCATTCAGCTATAGCTCAGGCCTTGCAGTACATAAGAGCATTCACCCGGGGAAAAAAGCTCATGAATGTAAGGAGTGTGGTAAATCCTTCAGTTACAACTCACTTCTTCTTCAACATAGAACTATTCACACTGGAGAGAGACCTTTTGTATGTGATGTGTGTGGGAAAACCTTTAGAAACAATTCAGGCCTCAAAGTCCACAGAAGGATTCATACTGGTGAAAAACCTTATAAATGTGATGTCTGTGGGAAAGCCTATATCTCACGCTCTAGCCTTAAAAATCACAAAGGAATCCATCTTGGAGAGAAGCCCTATAAATGTAGCTATTGTGAGAAGTCCTTCAATTACAGCTCTGCCCTTGAACAACATAAAAGGATTCATACAAGGGAGAAACCCTTTGGATGTAATGAGTGTGGAAAAGCCTTCAGAAATAATTCGGGCCTTAAAGTACACAAACGAATCCACACGGGGGAGAGACCTTACAAATGTGAAGAGTGTGGGAAAGCTTACATCTCACTTTCAAGCCTTATAAATCATAAAAGTGTGCATCCTGGGGAGAAGCCCTACAAGTGTGATGAGTGTGAGAAGGCCTTCATCACATACCGAACCTTAGTGAACCACAAAAAAATTCATCTTGGGGAAAAACCCTTCAAATGTGACGTATGTGAGAAATCTTTTAATTACACCTCGCTCCTTTCTCAACATAAAAGGGTCCACACTAGAGAGAAACCATTTGAGTGTGACAGATGTGAGAAGGTCTTCAGAAACAACTCAAGCCTTAAAGTACACAAAAGAAtccatactggagagaagccctATAAATGTGATGTGTGTGGAAAAGCCTACATCTCACACTCAAGCCTTATTAACCACAAAAGTACCCACCCTGGCAAGACACCCTttacatgtgatgaatgtggaaaagcttttttcTCAAGTCGAACTCTTCTAAGCCATAAAAGAGTCCATCTTGGGGAGAAACCCTTTAAATGTGTAGAATGTGGAAAATCTTTCAGTTACAGCTCACTCCTTTCTCAGCACAAGAGGATCCACACAGGGGAGAAGCCCTATATCTGTGATTGGTGTGGGAAGGCCTTCAGGAACAGCTCAGGCCTGACAGTGCATAAAAGGATTCATACAGGCGAGAAACCCTATGAATGTGATGAGTGTGGTAAGGCTTACATCTCACACTCGAGTCTTATCAACCATAAAGGTGTCCACCGAGGGAAGCAACCATATAATTGTGAGTGTGGGAAATCCTTCAATTATAGGTCTGTCCTTGACCAACACAAAAGGATCCACACTGGAAAGAAGCCATACAGATGTAATGAGTGTGGGAAGGCTTTTAATATCAGATCAAATCTTACCAAACATAAAAGAACCCATAGTGGTGTGGAATCTTTAAATGTGATATATGTAGGAAGTCATTATAACACATCACAAATGGGAGCCCTCGGAGGGAATTTCTGGATGGGACCAGTATAA